From the genome of Papaver somniferum cultivar HN1 unplaced genomic scaffold, ASM357369v1 unplaced-scaffold_10, whole genome shotgun sequence:
TAGATTTCCCTCAAAGCCGATGATCGATGACGCGTTCCCAGAGCTTCATTGTGTGGCTCATTAGTTTGATGCCCCGTTAATTTATACAACTCTGGATATCCCCTTTATTCTTAAAGATCGGGACGATGACACTTCTTCTCCCATCATCAGACATCCAAGTTTGGCCGGCAGATACTATTAAAGAGCCTGGTCAACCAAGTAATCCCTTCATCTCCCAGGCACTTCCACACCTCAATAGCGATGGTATCAGGTCTCGGTGCCTTCCCTCATTTAGTTCTTTTTAGGGTCTCTTTTAATTCGCTTTCAAGGATCGTAGGAATCCCCTACTATGACGGATCTACGGGTTCACTAGATCCCACCATATTGGATGTTGGGTTACTGCCATCTGCGTTGAATGGTTCATCGAAATATTCCTTCCAACGTACTTTAATCTTCGCGTCTTCTACCAAAACACGATCGTCTGCAGCCTTAATGCATTTTACTTAGATAAGGTCTCGGGTTTTATTTTCCTGCATCCGAGCAATCTTGTAGATCCCCTTGACCCTTCTCTCCCTCTTCTGTTTCTAGTTTTCTGTAAAAGCCCTCATAGGCCATACCTTTAGCCTCTGACACCACTCGCTTTGCCTGTTGTTTGGCGATCTTATAGTTCCGAAGATTTTCTTCGCTTTCGAGGGATTGAGCTTCCTTGAAGCGATCTCCCTTATCCTTAATAGCCTGCTGCACCTCTAAAGACTACTACCGGGTGTCTTTCGGATCATGTTTTCCATTACCTTTAGATTCTCCAAGCCTTTCCCCTGCTAGCTGCCGGATCCGACTAGCAGTTCCCTTCCACATGTGTTCCTCTTCCCCATCCTCACAGAGCACTCCTTTTGAGAGTAAAGGCCCGTGTTGCATCTTTCTTAAGGTTCCACCAGCTAGTTCTTGGTGGGTTTGTGGTACTTTTCCGACCGCAGCGTGCCCGGATGGAGAAATCCGCTACTAGTAGTCTATGCTGGGTGACCACACGCTCATCAAGTATGAGTTTGCAATTGGAGCATTCCTGTCTATCCTCTCTCCTCGCAAGGATATAGTCTATCTGGGGTCGTACGTTGTGCGCACTTATAGGTAACCAGGTTTTCTTAAGGAAAGAATTTGCAATCATGAGGTCAAAAGGAACTGGCGAAGTTCAAGATATTTTCACCAGCCTGGTTCTTGCTTCTGAGTCCAAATCCTACATGTACCCTATCCTATCCCAATCCGCACGATCCCACATTTCCAACGAATTTaccattctttttttttctttttctttttttatgataATTTACCATTCGTTATCTGAAATGAATACTCTCTAGGATGAAGTTTGAGTTCTTCTGCGCAAGTGTTGAAAGTACCTCCTTAAGCACAACCGCTAGTTTGGTTAGCAATTCAAAATGCAATTCCTACTACATAAAATCTAAGTAAAAGAGGCTGGGAAATACAAGAAACTAGTTGTTGCTTCTACAATCAAGTTGATGAAGATGTGAATCACTCTCTACTCCAGTGCAGCTTCTCACAAAGCATCTGGGAACATTTTTCTCATTCTCTTGATCCAGGATGGGTGCATCAAATGGAGTTCAAAGATCAAATTCTGCAGTGGCACTCTAACAACTGCAAAAGGCTAGCAAAGAAGATTTGGTATATCATGCCTTCTGCGATTAGTTGGGCATTATGGTAAGAAAGAAACAGAAGGGTGATGGCAAAGAAAAGAAGTAGGAATAAGGAGACGATAACTATTGAAATCAAAATGTTGATTTTCCAACGGGGGAGCTTCATTCTTGGTTCAAACATATCAGCTTTACTGATCATGATTTGTTATTCAATTGGGATGCCTCTCTTTATGAAGGctgaatcatattttgatattGAGAACCATCTTTTGAGCTTGTAATTTGCTGCTTTGCAGTTTGGATTTTTCCTCTTTAGTAAAACCTTAACCCTTTCTATATAAAAAAGTGTTGAAATTTGTGGGCTGACCACATAGTTTCCTGACCACAAAGCATGCTTCTATAGTCAATCTGGTCATAAACCTACATCACATATGTCTGAAATCCTTACCACGTTTACATATGTTCACTTTTTACAGTATTATACGTAGCAATACTTAGTTCTAGCTCATCGAATGAAATCCTTACCACGTTTTTCTTAGCAGGCCAGTACTCAAATTTCATCCAGGAAATTTCAACTGGAAAAAGTTCGTTATGGCATTTTCTGATAGCAATACTTAGTTCACAACAACCATTCCACAAGAATAAACAAATATGTTAGCAATGACCAAGGGATCCAGACTTTCCAGATGGAGCTAGTTCTGAGTAGTGCTGAACTACGTTGTAGTGTATGAAGGAGATGGAAACCTTAAAATGAAATGACTGAACAAACCCACTTTACAGAGAACCAACCAGTACTGCTGACAATTACGTAAGAGTTTCAGTAGGAATATTAGGATTGTTCAAACGTGATATAAAGTTCTCTACAACCGAAAGTCTCATTGCGTTTACGTGCAGTACTTTCACAGGAAAGGAAAGGagattcgatgcattacatatcTTCTTATCATTGTTGTCCTAAAacatcttttctctttattccttTATACAGCTTTCTTCTGTTCACCCTCCTATTTAACTTATAGTTTTCCTCTAGTAAAGTAGCTTCTttatatttcattttgttccgcaTCATTAAACCAAAATACGGTTCACACGATGTCTTTCGGTCTTCGTAGTAAGAGTCTACCATCTTCGTACAAACACCCACCTGAAAATGCATTTGCATCATCTCTGTTAACCACAACACCCAAAGAAGAATTGCTGTTGCAGCTCCCCGGATGCACGGTTAATTTGGTTCAAGATGGAGAAGCCGTAGAAATCGCCGAAGGATACTTCAATCTTGTTAAGCTTTCTGCCGAGAATGTACCTTTAGCTATTTTAATAAAAGTTGGTGATGAACTTCAGTGGCCGCTAACAAAAGATGAGCCAGTGGTGAAACTTGACGAACTTGATTACTTATTTTCATTGCGGATGGAAGATATGGATCTTAACTATGGTGTTTCTTTCTCACAACAATCTGGTACTGGTAGTGGTTTGACTGATCTGGATTCATTTCTTCAAGAACACTCTTGCTTTTCCGTGGTTTCTTCTTCCAGTTCTTCTAAAACTTCTTCGGATGCTCAGGCTCTTAATTGGGCGGAGCTTGCACCAAGGATTGAAGCAATACCAAGGGAAACCGGCGAGATTGCCAAAGGGATTTTCAAGTTGAGCAATCCCTACACCAAACAGGTAAATAAAtcctgaaaaaaaaaattgcttgtcAATTGGATTATTAAGTTTAATTGATTCTAGTGCTAAACTGCACCTACCACATTAAAAACATGCAGATTCGAAAGGTAGGAGCAATGGTTATAACCGAAGCAACTGAGGAAATGAAGCGCGACTTCGAAACAGAAAACAGCAAGAAAACCACGATGAAGAGTGTACTCATCAGCAAGGGTTTA
Proteins encoded in this window:
- the LOC113326689 gene encoding senescence/dehydration-associated protein At4g35985, chloroplastic-like, translating into MSFGLRSKSLPSSYKHPPENAFASSLLTTTPKEELLLQLPGCTVNLVQDGEAVEIAEGYFNLVKLSAENVPLAILIKVGDELQWPLTKDEPVVKLDELDYLFSLRMEDMDLNYGVSFSQQSGTGSGLTDLDSFLQEHSCFSVVSSSSSSKTSSDAQALNWAELAPRIEAIPRETGEIAKGIFKLSNPYTKQIRKVGAMVITEATEEMKRDFETENSKKTTMKSVLISKGLDRVKAISERTEQRSKIVLNIVEMGTGSAPGPISSNAGKKILATVPGEVLLDSFGAFSRVMDAAEVAEKQALSASSKTATKMVSDRFGESAGEATKDVFAIAEHAASTASNIVKIRQAIDPASSVSSTMAKNAIKKNL